In one Halosimplex halophilum genomic region, the following are encoded:
- a CDS encoding YcaO-like family protein, whose protein sequence is MTVELVGTGPAADAVAAALGDVDEPVERRERAALEPATRLGVVVDRAGAAAFERTNDRAREAGVPWLAVELGGVGGVPVVDASVAAFDPEGACYRCLAARVESNVDADAEPAAAPADATARFAGAVAGRRATQLLDPAETDPLGTVVELPHTEREFLPVPGCDCGDGRDRVLDRGHLDRDVERSLSRAERGLDDRVGVVQQVGEAESYPAPYYLAQVCDTGAFADATASRQAAGVDPGWDAAFMKALGEAYERYCAGVYHGREFKTAAATDLADAVAPSEFVRPESWVGSGEGADAERPWVRGADLVTEQPVSLPAEIVHYPPPERTIRPAVTTGLGLGNSSVEALLSGLYEVVERDATTIAWYSTYDPLGLDVSDPGYERLAARAGAEGLDATALLLTQDVDVPVVAVAVTREEWPKLALGTAAHLDAGRAARNALAEAVQNWVELDGMGREGAAETDGAIGRYADRPPLVEAFVSPETTVDAASVGPETVPEGGAHLDAVLDRVVEAGPSVYAARTTTRDVQRLGFEAVRVVVPSAQPLFFGDPYFGQRARSVPADMGFEPALDRDHHPYP, encoded by the coding sequence ATGACAGTCGAACTCGTCGGAACCGGCCCCGCCGCCGACGCGGTCGCGGCGGCGCTGGGCGACGTGGACGAACCCGTCGAGCGTCGCGAGCGGGCGGCGCTCGAACCCGCGACGCGACTCGGCGTCGTCGTCGACCGGGCCGGCGCGGCCGCGTTCGAGCGGACGAACGACCGCGCCCGCGAGGCGGGCGTCCCCTGGCTCGCGGTCGAACTCGGCGGGGTCGGCGGCGTCCCGGTCGTCGACGCCTCCGTCGCCGCCTTCGACCCCGAGGGGGCCTGCTACCGCTGTCTCGCCGCGCGCGTCGAGTCGAACGTCGACGCCGACGCCGAGCCGGCCGCCGCGCCCGCCGACGCGACCGCCCGCTTCGCCGGCGCCGTCGCCGGCCGCCGCGCCACGCAGCTGCTCGACCCCGCCGAGACCGACCCGCTCGGGACCGTCGTCGAACTCCCCCACACCGAGCGGGAGTTCCTGCCGGTCCCGGGCTGTGACTGCGGCGACGGGCGCGACCGCGTCCTCGACCGGGGGCACCTCGACCGCGACGTGGAGCGGTCGCTCTCGCGTGCGGAACGGGGCCTCGACGACCGGGTCGGCGTCGTCCAGCAGGTCGGCGAGGCGGAGTCGTACCCGGCGCCGTACTACCTCGCGCAGGTCTGCGACACGGGCGCCTTCGCGGACGCGACGGCCTCCCGGCAGGCCGCCGGCGTCGACCCCGGCTGGGACGCCGCGTTCATGAAGGCGCTCGGCGAGGCCTACGAGCGCTACTGCGCCGGGGTCTACCACGGCCGGGAGTTCAAGACCGCTGCGGCGACCGACCTGGCCGACGCCGTCGCGCCCTCCGAGTTCGTCCGCCCCGAGAGCTGGGTCGGGAGCGGCGAGGGCGCCGACGCCGAGCGCCCGTGGGTCCGCGGGGCGGATCTGGTCACCGAACAGCCCGTCTCCCTGCCCGCCGAAATCGTCCACTACCCGCCGCCCGAGCGGACGATCCGGCCGGCGGTCACCACCGGGCTCGGCCTCGGCAACTCGTCGGTCGAGGCGCTGCTGTCGGGCCTGTACGAGGTCGTCGAGCGCGACGCGACGACCATCGCCTGGTACTCGACGTACGACCCGCTCGGGCTGGACGTGTCGGACCCGGGCTACGAGCGGCTGGCCGCCCGCGCCGGCGCCGAGGGGCTGGACGCGACCGCGCTCCTGCTCACGCAGGACGTGGACGTGCCCGTCGTCGCGGTCGCGGTCACCCGCGAGGAGTGGCCGAAGCTCGCCCTCGGGACGGCTGCCCACCTCGACGCCGGCCGCGCCGCCCGCAACGCGCTGGCCGAGGCCGTCCAGAACTGGGTCGAACTCGACGGGATGGGACGGGAGGGCGCCGCCGAGACCGACGGCGCCATCGGCCGCTACGCCGACCGCCCGCCGCTGGTCGAGGCGTTCGTCAGCCCGGAGACGACCGTCGACGCCGCCTCCGTCGGGCCCGAGACCGTCCCGGAGGGCGGCGCCCACCTCGACGCCGTGCTCGACCGGGTCGTCGAGGCGGGCCCCTCGGTTTACGCCGCGCGAACGACGACGCGGGACGTGCAACGGCTCGGGTTCGAGGCCGTCCGCGTCGTCGTCCCGAGCGCACAGCCGCTGTTCTTCGGCGACCCCTACTTCGGCCAGCGCGCCCGCTCGGTCCCCGCCGACATGGGCTTCGAGCCCGCCCTCGACCGCGACCACCATCCCTATCCCTGA
- a CDS encoding DUF63 family protein: MESEQALTERTWLGAFVAALAALAVGSVVATERVYDQFIWKYFWGPVYSDANNARCAVLTGDGIDLHATAAACRAATGVVAETGYTTVSTVGYMVVLVFMLGGVYLLLDRLEVGGDRRLFLSLVPFMLFGGAVRVVEDATDAAVAAGVEPVVSYPLNVLFISPIIYVTVFLVTLAALLASMWLESQGTVRNRYRALAGFGLGVLALTLAYLFFVAFTREYVSFYPQILVVDVGLASVLAYGIYRAADRFEPEINAGTGVVGLGILWAHAIDGVANVVAADWLPELGHPIEAYGAKHVANRAIIDVTQAIQPASVSAAIGTSWPFLFVKLGVALGIVWLFDERIFEESPRYAVLLLVAAAAVGLGPGTRDILRVTFAI, encoded by the coding sequence ATGGAAAGCGAGCAGGCCCTGACGGAGCGGACCTGGCTGGGGGCGTTCGTCGCGGCGCTCGCGGCGCTCGCGGTCGGGTCCGTCGTCGCCACCGAGCGCGTCTACGACCAGTTCATCTGGAAGTACTTCTGGGGGCCGGTCTACTCGGACGCCAACAACGCCCGCTGTGCGGTCCTGACCGGCGACGGGATCGACCTGCACGCGACCGCCGCGGCCTGTCGGGCCGCGACCGGCGTCGTCGCGGAGACGGGCTACACGACCGTCTCGACGGTCGGCTACATGGTCGTGCTGGTGTTCATGCTCGGCGGGGTCTACCTGCTGCTCGACCGGCTGGAGGTGGGCGGCGACCGACGACTCTTCCTCTCGCTGGTCCCGTTCATGCTGTTCGGCGGCGCCGTTCGGGTCGTCGAGGACGCGACCGACGCCGCGGTCGCGGCCGGGGTCGAACCCGTCGTCAGCTACCCGCTGAACGTGCTGTTCATCAGCCCCATCATCTACGTGACGGTGTTCCTGGTCACGCTGGCGGCCCTGCTGGCGAGTATGTGGCTGGAATCACAGGGGACGGTCCGCAACCGCTACCGGGCGCTGGCCGGGTTCGGACTCGGCGTCCTCGCGCTCACGCTCGCCTATCTCTTCTTCGTCGCCTTCACCCGCGAGTACGTCTCCTTCTACCCGCAGATCCTGGTCGTCGACGTGGGGCTGGCCTCGGTGCTGGCCTACGGGATCTACCGGGCCGCCGACCGCTTCGAACCGGAGATCAACGCGGGGACGGGTGTCGTCGGACTGGGGATCCTGTGGGCCCACGCCATCGACGGCGTGGCGAACGTCGTCGCGGCCGACTGGCTCCCCGAGCTGGGCCACCCCATCGAGGCCTACGGCGCGAAACACGTCGCCAACCGGGCGATCATCGACGTGACCCAGGCGATCCAGCCGGCATCCGTGTCGGCGGCCATCGGCACGTCGTGGCCGTTCCTGTTCGTGAAGCTCGGCGTCGCGCTGGGCATCGTGTGGCTGTTCGACGAGCGGATCTTCGAGGAGAGCCCGCGCTACGCGGTCCTGTTGCTCGTCGCGGCCGCGGCCGTCGGGCTCGGTCCGGGGACCCGGGACATCCTCCGGGTGACGTTCGCGATCTGA